AAAACATTGTGTTAAGCCAGAATGAAAGCGAATGCCAAAAAGCCGAATACGACAACCGCAAGTAGGCCGAAATAATCCGATTGCTTTGGTGCTCTGCTATACATGGTTGATTGCTCCTATACTTGTTATTTAGCACGTACAGGCTAACTAGCAAGCGTTCTTTAGCAATTACTGGCGAATTCGCAAGTATTTTCGGATTACCGGCCGTTACAATCGCTACTTGCTAACTAACAACTACGGGGTATAGTTGGGTATGAGCGTAAGCGACGATTTGCGAACGATTGCCAACAAAGCCCTACAGCGGGGCGATTACACGGTTTATTCACTGGCGAAAGCCAGCGAAGTAGAGCAATCGGTTTTGCACCGCTGGATAGCGGGAACCGATCTAGCCGTTAAGACACTTCACAAGGTTGCGAAGCCGTTGGGCTATGATGTTATTTTGCGAAAGCAATCCTAATGAGCGACGATTTAGAAGATGATGTCATAACTAACATCATCGTAAACACGCCGGAAGATGATGCCGCCTACGCTGGCCCCGGCAAATGGTTGCTAGTTTCTGGCGTTGTGGTCGCTGTTGCCGTGGCTTTGTTCGCCATTCTGAAAGCCCGATAGCAGTTGAACGCATCTAAGCGGCGGCCAACAGAGAATAATTTGCCCGCAAATTTTTTCAGAATCTTGCTTGCTTGTTGCGGGCTTTCATGCGGCGGGCTTCAATTGACCGGACCCGGTGCCGAGTCAACCTAGATGGAAAATTGCATTTCAGGCCGAACAAAGAGCCGGGCCACCTGCGGATAAAAACGATTGTGTTGCCGAGTTTGAAATAACCCTATCCCCTAGTTATCGCCGCTGGTTGCTTGCCAGTTGCACGTTAAGAGCTAACGTACTGAACATCGCAGAGATTGATTGCGTGCAATCGTCAGCTAGACAGAATGTCATACACTGTCGGCCGACTTACTTGGCAAGTGCGGGCGATTGCTGCGATGGATTCGCCCGCGTGATGTAGCTTGCGGATGGCTCTTGCTTTGGCCAGCACAGACTTATTACGATGGCCAGCTTTGCGACCGCCCCAAGATTTGCCGGCTGCTAATGCAGCAGAAATACCAGCGGTTTGCCGCTCGCGTCTAACCTCAGTTTCGTATGCAGCTACGCCCGTTAAGATGGTAGCGGTCAATCGTCCCTCTTTAGTCAACAAATCGAACGATTCTTTAATGCTTGTCAGCGTTACCTTGCGACGGATCAACTCATCATACAATTGAGCAAGCCCGCTAACAGTTCTGCCAAGGCGGTCTACCCGCCAAACAATAATCCGATCAATCTTGCCGGCCAACACGTCGGCCCATAGTCGATTCCATTCGGGCCGATCCATGTTAGTGCCAGTTGCCTTATCGACATACCAAACAGCATCAACGTCGTAAGCATCGACGTACCGCCTCAAATCAGCATCTTGGCTACGGGTGTTTTGGCTATGGCTGGACACCCGGACGTACACGGCGGTTTTCTTGTCGGTTTGCATGATTGATTCTCCTATCTCAATAATGCTTCACAGCGTCAGAATGTCAAATTTAGAGTAGACAATTGATTAGACTATCTTTTGCAGTAAAACACTGGCAAAAGTGCCACGATTTACAACCGAAACGGCCGGGAACACCAAATTTTACACAATCGAGTTTCACCATGAATCAATACGAACCCGGCCAACGATGTTTCGAGCTACAAGGGGCCGATGGCCGGCGGTTTGTCGGCTATGGGCCGGCGGGTGACAGTCTGCCGTGGCAGCGGTTGCTGTATCACCCGAACCATACCCGCATCGGACGGTCACTACGGCTATGGTTTGCGACAGCGAAGCCCGTGGCATTGACGGGTACGATGCCATCAATCGCCGTAACCACGTCGGAAGCCACGGCGGTGGTTCGCATCCGACAGCGGATGTTGACAGCAGCGGGTATCGAGCTTCTACAGCCTGATAAGCACAGATACCCCGCACGCAATCCTAATCAGGCACGCGGTAAGAACGGCCGTTACATTCGTCGTTTGCCAGACGGCAGCTAATGCAAGCTGTGGGCATTTTACGACACACAACCGTGACCGATGGTCAAGCAACCGCGAGGTTGCGTTTCTCCGCGATTGAACACTATCGAAATCGCCGAGTCAGCAAGCCTGATAACCGAAATTTCTTCAGCCGGGCGGCCGGCCGGTTCAGGGGTGTCACGACTTGTCACGGCTTATAAACAACTTTTCTCTATACCTAAAATATCTCCCCTAGGGGAGAACTTTTTTTCTCTTAGAAAAGTCTATTGGAAGCCGTGACAAGTCGTGACAGCAACCCCAGCCTACCCTCTGCACCGGCCGGCGGGAAAAAATTTGTAAGCCTGTTGGACCATGCAACAGGCTTCCCTGAGCTTTCTCCTTTTTATGCAAAAACGCCTTTGCAGCCGGCAAAACAGCCCCATGTTTTTTGCGTGAAGTCTATTACCATCGGTAATAGAATCGGTGCAAACTCGAAAAAATAATTTGAAAATCGTTCGAGAATTCCTGATAAAAACGCTCGATTTGGACCCATCTACTGTTGTACCGAGAAAGGGTTCACACTCACAAAATAAATCCACAACTTTCCACG
This sequence is a window from Pirellulales bacterium. Protein-coding genes within it:
- a CDS encoding recombinase family protein; this encodes MQTDKKTAVYVRVSSHSQNTRSQDADLRRYVDAYDVDAVWYVDKATGTNMDRPEWNRLWADVLAGKIDRIIVWRVDRLGRTVSGLAQLYDELIRRKVTLTSIKESFDLLTKEGRLTATILTGVAAYETEVRRERQTAGISAALAAGKSWGGRKAGHRNKSVLAKARAIRKLHHAGESIAAIARTCQVSRPTVYDILSS